Proteins encoded by one window of Mycolicibacterium sp. ND9-15:
- a CDS encoding aspartate-semialdehyde dehydrogenase, translated as MVNLGVIGATGQVGQVMRTLLEERDFPATSVRFFASARSQGKKLPFRGQEIEVEDAATADPAGLDIALFSAGATMSRVQAPRFADAGAVVIDNSSAWRKDPDVPLVVSEVNFARDVRGVSLKKGIIANPNCTTMAAMPVLKPLHDEAGLVRMIASTYQAVSGSGVAGVEELFSQASAVVGSSRDLVSDGAALDFPAPSTYVAPIAFNVVPLAGSYVDDDSGETDEDQKLRNESRKILGIPDLAVSGTCVRVPVYTGHSLSLNLEFSQSLSVAAASEVLASAPGVKLVDVPTPLAAAGEDDSLVGRIRQDPGVPDGRGLAVFVSGDNLRKGAALNTIQIAELLARG; from the coding sequence ATGGTCAACCTCGGTGTGATCGGTGCGACCGGTCAGGTCGGCCAGGTGATGCGAACGCTGTTGGAAGAGCGCGACTTTCCGGCGACCAGCGTGCGGTTCTTCGCGTCGGCGCGCTCGCAGGGCAAGAAGCTTCCGTTCCGCGGGCAGGAGATCGAGGTCGAGGACGCCGCGACCGCCGATCCCGCCGGCCTGGACATCGCGTTGTTCTCCGCGGGCGCGACGATGTCGCGCGTGCAGGCGCCGCGGTTCGCCGACGCGGGCGCCGTCGTGATCGACAACTCGTCGGCGTGGCGCAAGGACCCCGACGTGCCGCTGGTGGTCAGCGAGGTGAACTTCGCGCGCGACGTGCGCGGCGTATCGCTGAAGAAGGGGATCATCGCGAACCCGAACTGCACCACGATGGCGGCGATGCCGGTGCTCAAGCCGTTGCACGACGAAGCGGGCCTGGTGCGGATGATCGCGTCCACCTACCAGGCGGTGTCGGGCAGTGGCGTGGCCGGTGTGGAGGAGCTGTTCAGTCAGGCGAGCGCGGTCGTCGGCAGCAGCAGGGACTTGGTGTCCGACGGTGCCGCGCTGGACTTCCCGGCGCCCTCGACGTATGTGGCCCCGATCGCGTTCAACGTCGTCCCGCTGGCAGGTTCGTATGTCGACGACGACTCCGGTGAGACCGACGAGGATCAGAAGCTGCGCAACGAGAGCCGCAAGATCCTGGGCATCCCGGACCTCGCGGTGAGCGGGACATGCGTGCGAGTTCCGGTTTACACGGGGCATTCGCTGTCGTTGAACCTCGAGTTCTCGCAATCCCTTTCCGTTGCTGCGGCGTCCGAGGTGCTGGCTTCGGCCCCGGGTGTCAAGCTTGTCGACGTCCCGACGCCGCTGGCGGCCGCCGGTGAGGACGACTCGCTGGTCGGCCGCATCCGACAGGATCCCGGTGTGCCCGACGGGCGTGGGCTGGCGGTGTTCGTTTCCGGAGACAATCTTCGAAAGGGCGCGGCGCTCAACACGATCCAGATCGCCGAACTGCTGGCTCGAGGTTGA
- a CDS encoding DUF4185 domain-containing protein, giving the protein MFLCWNTVSAIGAAAAQPAPIPGPVLPPLAPGQVIRIGPTAGTGTPTRDYGVGATDLCEFMEFPSGILQVCGDSFAGQGVGYGGWFSPIALHVETDSLSDPTGVRYDGVTGTDRPLLADPTPAGMSQLPAGVVQINRENYMMVTTVRELKPESSRLVKPDPARGNWPTVPGSERAADYADGRQSQISGYYDPIPRADSQSGWVYIVANNFDRSEPLVLYRATPEQFEDRSSWQGWSAVSGWGQPPTPLWPDLIGEMSIRQIDGKTVLSYFNATTGNMEMRVANDPTGLGTAPMTSVVVASEWPYPVDHLGPPENNRLAQPYGGYISPGSALDEVRIFVSQWNTGPRGGSPYRVIQFAVNPYQP; this is encoded by the coding sequence ATATTTCTCTGCTGGAATACAGTTTCGGCGATCGGTGCCGCGGCGGCCCAGCCCGCGCCGATCCCCGGCCCGGTGTTGCCGCCCCTGGCGCCCGGACAAGTGATCCGCATCGGACCGACGGCCGGCACCGGTACACCGACACGCGATTACGGTGTGGGTGCCACGGACCTGTGCGAGTTCATGGAGTTTCCGAGCGGCATCCTGCAGGTGTGCGGCGACAGTTTCGCCGGGCAGGGTGTCGGCTACGGCGGCTGGTTCTCACCGATCGCCTTGCACGTCGAGACGGATTCGCTCAGCGATCCGACCGGCGTGCGCTACGACGGCGTGACCGGGACCGACCGGCCGCTGCTGGCCGATCCGACCCCTGCGGGTATGTCGCAACTGCCCGCAGGTGTCGTCCAGATCAACCGGGAGAACTACATGATGGTCACCACGGTGCGGGAGCTGAAGCCCGAGTCGTCGAGGTTGGTCAAACCAGATCCGGCGCGGGGCAATTGGCCGACGGTGCCGGGGTCCGAACGTGCGGCGGACTACGCCGACGGTCGGCAGTCCCAGATCAGCGGCTACTACGACCCGATACCGCGGGCCGACTCGCAGAGCGGGTGGGTGTACATCGTGGCCAACAACTTCGACCGGAGCGAGCCGCTGGTGCTGTACCGGGCCACACCGGAGCAATTCGAGGACCGGTCCAGCTGGCAGGGCTGGTCGGCGGTTTCGGGTTGGGGTCAACCGCCCACACCGCTGTGGCCGGACTTAATCGGCGAGATGAGCATCCGGCAGATTGACGGCAAGACGGTGCTGTCGTACTTCAACGCCACGACCGGCAACATGGAAATGCGCGTGGCCAACGATCCCACCGGGCTGGGCACCGCGCCGATGACGTCCGTCGTCGTCGCCTCCGAGTGGCCGTACCCGGTGGATCATCTCGGGCCGCCGGAGAACAACCGGCTGGCCCAACCGTACGGCGGCTACATCTCACCGGGTTCGGCGCTGGACGAGGTGCGAATTTTCGTCAGCCAATGGAACACCGGCCCGCGCGGCGGGTCGCCCTACCGGGTGATCCAATTTGCGGTGAACCCGTACCAGCCCTAG
- a CDS encoding DUF3303 domain-containing protein — protein MKYAMTWTNRLGGSGKENEEGVRRALELFSKWQPPAGMTFHQFVGRLDGEGGFAIVETDNPTELLTETSKFAPFNVFNIHPVVDMNDWAQAAQGGIDFRASFA, from the coding sequence ATGAAATATGCCATGACGTGGACGAACCGTCTCGGGGGCTCGGGTAAGGAGAATGAGGAAGGCGTGCGGCGTGCTCTCGAATTGTTTTCGAAGTGGCAACCGCCCGCAGGCATGACTTTCCACCAGTTCGTCGGCCGCCTGGACGGAGAAGGCGGGTTCGCCATCGTGGAGACCGACAATCCGACCGAGCTCCTCACGGAAACGTCGAAGTTCGCCCCGTTCAACGTGTTCAACATCCATCCAGTAGTGGACATGAACGACTGGGCACAAGCGGCCCAAGGAGGCATCGACTTCAGAGCCTCGTTCGCCTGA
- a CDS encoding oxygenase MpaB family protein yields the protein MEQPVPARHPERPRPVPASIRAMATVLNIGVPTAQQWDRLGERLTVGDEPMDRLVEWMTDAGIKQTRPLFDRALTHGIDAAPEAPEPLRVFFARVEALPAWVDSAKLRRGQRALRRGGADGMYVARDVSLLGGYQFSGFNKTLLRTGALEKGSNKRFAETMQWAMDVISEGGLERLGAGYRSTLRVRLIHGLVRRHVAAMPDWRADEWGVPINQTDMAATLIGALVAPAVGVMGMGIVLRPKDYDAIAHLTRYVGWLMGVEDEWLPRGFRDSIRVLYHTLGALAEPDESSRQLAVPMADDPMIWHYDTMPTIRRRIARAQHLSVTSGFLGPRTMRALGLRPHVPWYPALRLPVNLGRSVAAVALPGGIGRATARGDREHKALMRTIIGDSGATIGESAHQVGSVA from the coding sequence ATGGAACAGCCTGTCCCGGCGCGTCATCCGGAGCGTCCCCGGCCGGTGCCGGCCAGCATCCGCGCCATGGCAACGGTGTTGAACATCGGCGTACCGACGGCACAGCAGTGGGACAGGCTGGGCGAACGGCTGACCGTCGGCGACGAACCGATGGACCGCCTCGTGGAGTGGATGACCGACGCCGGGATCAAGCAGACACGGCCGTTGTTCGACCGGGCGCTCACCCATGGCATCGACGCGGCACCCGAAGCGCCGGAACCGCTGCGCGTCTTCTTCGCACGGGTGGAAGCCCTCCCCGCGTGGGTCGACTCGGCGAAGCTGCGCCGAGGGCAGCGTGCGCTGCGGCGCGGCGGCGCCGACGGAATGTACGTCGCGCGTGACGTCTCCCTTCTCGGCGGCTACCAGTTCTCCGGGTTCAACAAGACGCTGCTGCGCACCGGCGCGCTGGAGAAGGGCTCGAACAAGCGCTTCGCCGAGACGATGCAGTGGGCGATGGACGTCATCTCAGAAGGCGGGCTCGAGCGGCTGGGTGCCGGCTATCGGTCCACCCTGCGGGTTCGGCTGATCCACGGACTGGTGCGCCGACATGTCGCCGCGATGCCGGACTGGCGCGCCGATGAGTGGGGCGTCCCGATCAACCAGACCGATATGGCGGCGACGCTGATCGGCGCGCTCGTCGCACCCGCCGTCGGCGTGATGGGGATGGGGATCGTGTTGCGGCCCAAAGACTATGACGCCATCGCTCACTTGACTCGCTACGTCGGATGGCTGATGGGGGTGGAGGACGAGTGGCTGCCGCGCGGATTTCGCGACAGCATCCGGGTGCTCTACCACACCCTCGGCGCACTCGCCGAGCCCGACGAGTCGTCGCGGCAGTTGGCTGTCCCGATGGCCGACGACCCCATGATCTGGCATTACGACACCATGCCCACGATCCGGCGTCGCATCGCACGGGCTCAACATCTTTCGGTCACCAGTGGCTTCTTGGGTCCCCGCACCATGCGTGCTCTGGGTCTGCGGCCCCATGTGCCCTGGTATCCGGCGTTACGACTGCCTGTGAACCTCGGCCGAAGCGTGGCCGCCGTGGCCTTGCCGGGCGGTATCGGCCGCGCGACGGCGCGCGGGGACCGCGAACACAAGGCGTTGATGCGGACGATCATCGGGGACAGCGGAGCGACGATTGGCGAGTCGGCCCACCAGGTCGGCAGCGTCGCCTGA
- a CDS encoding catalase, which yields MTDKYTTNDAGNPAPSDDNSLTVGPDGPILLQDHYLIEQMANFNRERIPERQPHAKGAGAFGYFEVTNDVSKYTRAAVFQPGTKTEMLARFSTVAGERGSPDTWRDPRGFALKFYTSAGNLDLVCNNTPVFFMRDPLKFQHFIRSQKRLQKNNLRDNNMQWDFWSLSPESAHQVTWLMGDRGIPKTWRHMNGYSSHTYSWINADGEIFWVKYHFKTDQGIDFLTQKEADVLAGEDTDYHTRDLYEAIEGGDHPSWTLKVQIMPFEEAKTYRYNPFDLTKVWPHGDYPLIDVGKMVLNRNVTDFHTEMEQAAFEPNNIVPGTGLSPDKMLLARGFSYADAHRARLGVNYKQIPVNSPHVEVNSYSKDGVMRVQNVTDPVYAPNSYGGPQADEARAAEVRWMSDGDMVRAAYTLRPDDDDWGQPGTLVRDVLDDAARDRLASNIIGSLSDGVREPVLSRAFEYWRNVDADLGKKVEEGVRAKSGGGK from the coding sequence ATGACCGACAAGTACACGACCAACGACGCGGGCAATCCCGCCCCGAGCGATGACAACTCGCTGACCGTCGGGCCGGACGGTCCAATCCTGCTCCAGGACCACTATCTGATCGAGCAGATGGCCAACTTCAACCGGGAGCGCATTCCGGAGCGCCAGCCGCACGCCAAGGGCGCCGGTGCGTTTGGCTACTTCGAGGTGACCAACGACGTCAGCAAGTACACCAGGGCCGCGGTGTTCCAACCCGGCACCAAGACCGAGATGCTGGCCCGATTCTCCACCGTGGCAGGTGAGCGCGGTAGCCCGGACACGTGGCGCGACCCGCGTGGGTTCGCGCTGAAGTTCTACACCTCAGCGGGCAACCTCGACCTGGTCTGCAACAACACGCCGGTTTTCTTCATGCGCGACCCGTTGAAGTTCCAGCACTTCATCCGATCGCAGAAACGACTGCAAAAGAACAACTTGCGTGACAACAACATGCAGTGGGACTTCTGGAGCCTCTCACCGGAGTCCGCGCATCAGGTCACCTGGCTGATGGGCGACCGGGGTATTCCGAAGACGTGGCGGCACATGAACGGCTACAGCAGCCACACCTACAGCTGGATCAATGCCGACGGCGAGATCTTCTGGGTGAAGTACCACTTCAAGACCGACCAGGGCATCGACTTCCTTACCCAGAAAGAGGCCGACGTGCTGGCGGGCGAGGACACCGATTACCACACCAGGGACCTCTACGAGGCGATCGAGGGCGGTGATCACCCGAGTTGGACACTGAAGGTGCAGATCATGCCGTTCGAAGAGGCCAAGACCTACCGGTACAACCCCTTCGATCTGACCAAGGTGTGGCCGCACGGCGACTACCCGCTGATCGACGTCGGCAAGATGGTGCTCAACCGCAACGTCACCGATTTCCACACCGAGATGGAGCAGGCGGCGTTCGAGCCGAACAACATCGTCCCCGGCACCGGGTTGAGCCCGGACAAGATGCTGCTGGCCCGCGGGTTCTCCTACGCCGATGCGCACCGAGCCCGCCTCGGGGTGAACTACAAGCAGATTCCGGTGAATTCACCGCACGTGGAGGTGAACAGCTACTCCAAGGACGGCGTGATGCGGGTTCAGAACGTCACCGACCCGGTGTACGCGCCGAACTCCTACGGTGGTCCCCAGGCCGACGAGGCGCGGGCCGCCGAGGTGCGCTGGATGTCCGACGGCGACATGGTCCGCGCCGCATACACGTTGCGTCCGGACGACGACGACTGGGGCCAGCCCGGCACGCTCGTCCGCGACGTACTCGACGATGCCGCGCGGGACCGTCTGGCCTCCAACATCATTGGCAGCTTGTCCGATGGTGTGCGGGAACCGGTACTGTCGCGGGCGTTCGAGTACTGGCGCAACGTCGACGCCGATCTCGGAAAGAAGGTCGAGGAGGGGGTGCGGGCCAAGTCCGGCGGCGGAAAGTGA
- a CDS encoding organic hydroperoxide resistance protein, whose amino-acid sequence MSIEAIYTAESTASGGGRDGHVRSSDGKLDLDTRPPKEMGGSGEGVNPELLFSAGYAACFLGALRLVAKNENVQLDDATAVTVQIGIGKHETSFGLSVDIIGYLPGIEQGQAEDLMNKANQVCPYSKATRGNIDVKTSAKV is encoded by the coding sequence ATGAGTATCGAAGCCATCTACACCGCAGAATCCACCGCGTCCGGAGGCGGCCGCGACGGCCACGTGAGGTCCTCGGACGGCAAGCTGGACCTGGACACCCGTCCGCCCAAGGAGATGGGTGGCAGTGGCGAAGGCGTCAACCCCGAACTGCTGTTCTCAGCCGGATACGCCGCGTGCTTCCTGGGCGCCTTGCGGCTGGTGGCCAAGAACGAGAACGTGCAGCTCGATGATGCCACGGCGGTCACGGTGCAGATCGGCATCGGCAAGCATGAGACCAGTTTCGGGCTGAGCGTTGACATCATCGGATACCTGCCCGGCATCGAGCAGGGCCAGGCCGAAGATCTGATGAACAAGGCCAACCAGGTCTGCCCATACTCGAAGGCCACTCGCGGCAACATCGACGTCAAAACGTCAGCCAAGGTCTGA
- a CDS encoding sensor domain-containing protein, which produces MRFAAAALAVAAALVFAAPVYGRPSDPGVVNYAVLPKGSVGNIVGATMRFESVFSEPVQTFFVDNPACNNWADIGLPDVYSDPDLAAFNGAVTQESAGDATHLVKQAVGVFATSDAADRAFRRVVDRTVGCNGQTSAMHLDNFTTQVWTFTGGPASATDADWVKQEAGTDRRCFTTTRKRENVLLQAKVCQSGNGGPAVNVLAGAMQNALGQ; this is translated from the coding sequence GTGCGGTTCGCGGCCGCAGCGCTCGCCGTCGCGGCGGCGCTCGTGTTCGCCGCCCCGGTATACGGCCGCCCTTCGGATCCGGGCGTGGTGAACTATGCCGTGCTCCCGAAGGGATCGGTGGGCAATATCGTCGGCGCGACAATGCGATTTGAGTCGGTGTTCTCGGAACCGGTGCAGACGTTCTTCGTCGACAACCCGGCGTGCAACAACTGGGCCGACATCGGCCTGCCCGACGTCTACTCCGATCCCGACCTCGCGGCGTTCAACGGTGCGGTGACCCAGGAGTCGGCCGGCGACGCGACGCATCTCGTCAAGCAGGCGGTCGGTGTGTTCGCGACGAGCGACGCGGCCGACCGGGCCTTCCGTCGCGTCGTCGACCGCACTGTCGGCTGCAATGGGCAGACCTCCGCGATGCACCTGGACAACTTCACCACTCAGGTCTGGACCTTCACCGGCGGTCCCGCCTCGGCGACGGACGCCGACTGGGTCAAACAGGAGGCGGGGACGGATCGGCGTTGCTTCACCACCACCCGCAAGCGCGAAAACGTCCTGCTGCAAGCGAAGGTCTGCCAGTCTGGTAACGGCGGTCCCGCGGTGAACGTCCTTGCCGGCGCGATGCAGAACGCTCTCGGCCAGTAG